TTTGGAATATCCTCTAGTGAATTTTTTATAAGTTCTTCTCCTAATTTTTTAGCTTCTTCATCCCCATAATCTAGTAAAAACTCTTTAAAAGTTAATAGAGCATTTGGATGACATACATTTTGTATTTCTCCAGTTTTAGCAAGACTCATAAATCTTTCCCCAGTTCTACCCTCTCTATAACAGGCTGTGCAATAACTTGGTATATATCCTGACTTACAAAGACTTTTTATTACTTCTAATGGTGATCTATTATCACCTAATTCAAATTGAGGCTTTTCTCCTTTATGTCTTCTCATATTTTCCTTTGAATATCCTCCAACACCTGTACAAGAACCTGCACTTACTTGAGATACTCCTAGAGTAATAACTTCTTCTCTAAAATCTGTTTCTTCTCTTGTGGAAAGTATTATTCCAGTATAAGGTACTGATAATCTTAAAATAGCAACTATCTTTTTGAAATCTTCATCCTTTACTAAATAAGGATATTCTTTTAATGTCATTCCCACAGCTTCCCTTATTCTTGGTACAGATATGGTATGAGGTCCTACTCCTGTAGCTTTTTCTAAATGTTCTGCATGCATAAGCATAGCAACAGTATCATATTTATAATCATATAGTCCATATAATACACCTATACCTACATCATCAATTCCTGCCATTCTAGCTCTATCCATAGCTGTAGTATGATAATTGTAATCACTTTTAGGTCCTGATGGATGCATTTTTTCATAGGTTTCTTTATGATATGTTTCTTGGAATAATATATAAGTTCCTATTTCAGCATCTTTTAATTTTTTATAGTTTTCCACTGTAGTAGCTGCAATATTTACATTTATTCTTCTTATACTTCCATTATTGAATTTTAGAGAATATATCTTTTTTATACTTTCTAATACATAATCAATAGAACAGTTTACATCATCTTCCCCTGCTTCAAGAGCTAATCTCTTATGTCCTAAAGATTCTAAGACTTTTATTTCCTCAGCTATTTCATCCATAGTTAGTTTATTTCTTTTAAAATCACTATTACCACATTTATAGCCGCAATATTTACAGTTGTTAACACAATAATTACTAATATACAATGGTGCAAAAAGTACTATTCTTTTACCATAAATCTTTTCTTTTATTATTTTTGCTGCCTTATATATATCTTCTAAAATATGTTCATCTTCAACATTTAATAAAACAGCACCCTCTTCATAAGTTAATCCCTTACATTGTAAGGCTTTATTTAACAATTCTCTTACATATTTTTCGTCCTTAGCCTTTTCTTTTCCATTTTCTATAGCCTCTAATATATCTGAATGTATTATAAAATCTTCTGCTTTTACATTTTTCATTTTAAAATCTCTCCTTTTTTAAAGTATCCCCTCGGTGTTTTGCAATATCTCTACCAGAGGACAATATAAATTTTTCTAAGTCTTCTCTTTCTTCTATTATGCTTTTTTCTTTTTTTAAATCTATAGGATATATTTCATAAAGTCTTCTATAATTATAAGGTTCTAATTTTTGCATAATAACATTGGCTCCACACTTAAATGAAGTAAATTTATGATCCTTATTTAAAACGCCTAAGGAAGTTGTGGCCGGTAGATGAACATTTTTTAATATTATTCTTGAAAGTGCAACTACCTTTAGAGTTAAAAGTGTATCTCCTTTTACTTCATGCTTTAACTCTGTATGAGGATGAGGTATAAATGGTCCCATACCTGCCATATCCACATCTAATTCTTTTAAAAGCAAAATATCCTTTGCTAGAGTATTATAATCTTGTGTTGGAAGTCCTATCATAAATCCGCTTCCTGCTTGGAACCCCACCTCTTTTAAATCTTTTAGCGCTTGTATTCTATCCTCTAATTTATATCCTTTATGTATTTTTGAAAATAAATTTTCATCTGCAGTTTCATGTTTTATTAAAAATCTATCTCCTCCTGCTTTTTTAAAAGCCCTATAATCTTCTTTATCCCTTTTTCCTATACTAAGGGTTATGGCAATATCTCCAATTTCCTTTATGGATTTTATAATGTCACATATAACTTCTCTTGTATAAAATAAATCCTCTCCTGATTGCAGTACTAGAGTTTTATAACCAGCATTATAGGCTTCTTTAGCAACCTTTAATATCTCTTCTTTGGTCATCCTGTATCTTTTTATTTTCTTATTGTTTACATTTAAACCACAATAAGAACAATTACATCTACAATAATTTGAGAACTCAATTATACCTCTTATATTAACCTCATTGCCACAATACTCTAAAGTGGTCTGTTCAGCTTTTTTAAAAAGATATTTTATATTATCTTCCTCTTCATTTTTAAGTATTTCCACTATTTCTTCTTGGCACAAATTACTTTTCTCATATGCTTTATCTATGATTTCTTTTATATTCATATTTATAATCACCTATTATTTTTTAGTAATTGCAGACTTTACTGTAACTCCAGATATTTTGCCAATCTTTCCTGTCATAGCACTTATTTCATCAGAAGTACCATCAACTATTAATGATATTACACTTATCTCTCTTTCCTTATAAGGAACTCCCATTCTTCCTATAATAATATGAGCATAATCATGAAGTACTTCATTTACTCTAGTTGAACTGTCTAAATCCTCTACCACAATTCCAACCACACCAACTCTTTTATTCATGCAAAAAAACCTCCTTAAATTAAAAAAACTTCTAGCAAAACTAGAAGGATATCTCAAAATCAAAAACTATACAACAATCGTATACTATTTTGTATAGAATTAACTTAAAATATATAGTCCTTCCCTTTTGCTTAGACACACTCCTTGCAATTAGGCTTAACATTTTACCCTATCCTATTTGCCAGAAACTCCAGTAAATAAGATTTAATTACATTATATTATACCCTATCAATTTGTCAAGCTTTTAACAACATTTTTAGTTAATGAAAAATGAACTAAGCGACGTTAAGCACAGCTTAACGAGCCCACAAAAAACAAAAGATTTTCTGCCCAAAGGGAAGAAAATCCTCCTTAATTGTTCATTATTCACTATTAGTTATTCATTAACTAAAGGTCTGCAATAGTTCTATGACCTAATCCAATAACCACTTCGTTTAAATGAAGTAATCCTATACTCATAAATAAACATACACTTAAATGTTCTTCTGATCTTGCAATACCTATTTTACCACCTACATTTAATCCATTAGCTTTAGATACAACTTGAATTATAGCTTCTCTTGTAGCTCCTGCTACAGCGCCATCATGTAAATGACAATCCTGTAT
This window of the Clostridium cochlearium genome carries:
- a CDS encoding HutP family protein yields the protein MKIDSIDVAKASVRMAISSREEEKVLEEQLKKQNILTVAVDVGGNLNNSIPKIVERALVASKRCGLIQDCHLHDGAVAGATREAIIQVVSKANGLNVGGKIGIARSEEHLSVCLFMSIGLLHLNEVVIGLGHRTIADL
- a CDS encoding TM1266 family iron-only hydrogenase system putative regulator; this translates as MNKRVGVVGIVVEDLDSSTRVNEVLHDYAHIIIGRMGVPYKEREISVISLIVDGTSDEISAMTGKIGKISGVTVKSAITKK
- the hydE gene encoding [FeFe] hydrogenase H-cluster radical SAM maturase HydE, with the protein product MNIKEIIDKAYEKSNLCQEEIVEILKNEEEDNIKYLFKKAEQTTLEYCGNEVNIRGIIEFSNYCRCNCSYCGLNVNNKKIKRYRMTKEEILKVAKEAYNAGYKTLVLQSGEDLFYTREVICDIIKSIKEIGDIAITLSIGKRDKEDYRAFKKAGGDRFLIKHETADENLFSKIHKGYKLEDRIQALKDLKEVGFQAGSGFMIGLPTQDYNTLAKDILLLKELDVDMAGMGPFIPHPHTELKHEVKGDTLLTLKVVALSRIILKNVHLPATTSLGVLNKDHKFTSFKCGANVIMQKLEPYNYRRLYEIYPIDLKKEKSIIEEREDLEKFILSSGRDIAKHRGDTLKKERF
- the hydG gene encoding [FeFe] hydrogenase H-cluster radical SAM maturase HydG; protein product: MKNVKAEDFIIHSDILEAIENGKEKAKDEKYVRELLNKALQCKGLTYEEGAVLLNVEDEHILEDIYKAAKIIKEKIYGKRIVLFAPLYISNYCVNNCKYCGYKCGNSDFKRNKLTMDEIAEEIKVLESLGHKRLALEAGEDDVNCSIDYVLESIKKIYSLKFNNGSIRRINVNIAATTVENYKKLKDAEIGTYILFQETYHKETYEKMHPSGPKSDYNYHTTAMDRARMAGIDDVGIGVLYGLYDYKYDTVAMLMHAEHLEKATGVGPHTISVPRIREAVGMTLKEYPYLVKDEDFKKIVAILRLSVPYTGIILSTREETDFREEVITLGVSQVSAGSCTGVGGYSKENMRRHKGEKPQFELGDNRSPLEVIKSLCKSGYIPSYCTACYREGRTGERFMSLAKTGEIQNVCHPNALLTFKEFLLDYGDEEAKKLGEELIKNSLEDIPNEKVKNLAKEKLQRIEAGERDLRF